The following proteins are co-located in the Hevea brasiliensis isolate MT/VB/25A 57/8 chromosome 11, ASM3005281v1, whole genome shotgun sequence genome:
- the LOC110664082 gene encoding exocyst complex component EXO70A1, with amino-acid sequence MADLCEIDDLASARMFLKTSLDNSRALSSALHKTGQRLEKINQSLPSLMESAAPLCKFCAIKDQIDRAIVPAMAVINVCNAIQELERSTLSYHPGSDLSAHLLLVTKLEQALKFLASNCGLAIQWLEGILQFLEDNVVSNDFYSFKVNMCLSILQKLQGTEEQARLGRGILCAAFFKLEIEFKQLLAGNCSPAAFPFFIGKQACIAPSPLPAAVMQKLQAIIGRLNASNRIEKCVSAFVQVRSMNARRSLEALDLNYLEKSVTEFDDVQEIEGFINQWCNHMESAVKHVYEVEYKLCNEVFEEIGSDIGMYCFAKIATQSGILSFLQFGARVTECKKDPVKLLKLLDMFECLENLRADFNRLFRGKNCAEIQKQTRDLIRKVVCGACEIFWEFPFQVEHERGSSSPSDGSVPRLVSFVTDYCNLLLGEDYKPLLIKVLTIYQIWKNEEYKETLVTNQIHCIIKEIGLNLDTWSKAYDDTALSYLFMMNNHFHFCNLKGTKVGELMGDSWFKGHEQYKDYFMTLYLRETWGKIVALLSQDEEGSPKSDSVKKRLKEFNQALDEMYEKQSKWVVPSEKLRLKMCRVAVQAFVPVYKSYLQNISLLEQEGMKYTAQGLESMLSSLFQPKIRMYGTNKQAHWIDEVKNIEKNHFHHLTLMAV; translated from the coding sequence ATGGCTGACCTTTGTGAAATTGATGATCTTGCTTCTGCTAGGATGTTCCTGAAAACCAGCTTAGATAATTCAAGAGCTCTCTCCTCTGCTCTACACAAAACTGGCCAAAGATTGGAGAAGATAAACCAAAGTTTGCCTTCCCTGATGGAATCTGCTGCTCCACTTTGCAAATTTTGTGCAATCAAAGACCAGATTGATCGTGCCATTGTCCCTGCCATGGCAGTAATAAACGTCTGCAATGCCATTCAGGAGCTTGAAAGGTCAACTCTATCATACCATCCAGGCTCTGATCTTTCTGCTCATCTCTTGCTGGTTACAAAACTTGAACAAGCATTAAAATTTCTGGCTAGTAACTGTGGGCTAGCAATTCAATGGTTAGAGGGTATTCTACAATTTCTTGAAGATAATGTGGTTTCCAATGATTTTTATTCCTTCAAAGTTAATATGTGTTTAAGTATTCTGCAAAAGTTGCAAGGAACTGAAGAACAAGCTCGGCTCGGCAGAGGAATTCTCTGTGCTGCATTTTTTAAACTTGAAATCGAATTCAAGCAGCTTCTTGCAGGAAATTGCAGTCCTGCTGCTTTCCCTTTTTTCATTGGAAAACAAGCCTGTATTGCTCCATCACCCTTGCCTGCAGCTGTTATGCAGAAGCTTCAGGCCATTATTGGCAGACTAAATGCCAGCAACCGGATTGAGAAATGTGTATCAGCTTTCGTGCAAGTTCGGAGTATGAATGCAAGAAGAAGTTTAGAAGCTCTTGATTTGAATTACCTTGAGAAGTCAGTAACAGAATTTGATGATGTTCAGGAGATAGAGGGCTTCATAAATCAATGGTGCAATCATATGGAGTCTGCTGTGAAGCATGTTTATGAAGTTGAATACAAGCTCTGCAATGAGGTTTTCGAAGAGATTGGATCAGATATTGGGATGTATTGTTTTGCTAAGATTGCTACACAATCTGGGATTCTTTCTTTCCTCCAATTTGGAGCAAGAGTTACAGAATGCAAGAAAGATCCTGTCAAGCTCTTGAAGCTATTAGACATGTTTGAGTGTCTTGAAAACTTGAGAGCAGATTTCAACCGGCTTTTCAGAGGCAAAAACTGTGCCGAAATCCAAAAGCAGACAAGGGATCTCATCAGGAAAGTTGTTTGTGGTGCTTGTGAGATTTTCTGGGAATTTCCATTTCAAGTGGAGCATGAAAGGGGAAGTTCTTCTCCTTCAGATGGAAGTGTTCCAAGGCTAGTAAGCTTTGTAACGGACTACTGTAATCTCCTTCTAGGAGAGGATTACAAGCCATTATTGATCAAGGTtctaacaatttatcaaatctggaAAAATGAAGAGTACAAAGAGACACTTGTTACAAACCAGATACACTGCATAATAAAGGaaattggtttaaacttagatACATGGTCGAAAGCCTACGACGATACAGCACTCTCCTACCTTTTCATGATGAATAACCATTTTCATTTCTGCAATTTGAAAGGAACAAAAGTTGGAGAATTGATGGGTGATTCATGGTTCAAAGGTCATGAGCAGTACAAGGACTATTTCATGACACTTTACTTGAGAGAAACATGGGGAAAGATTGTTGCTCTTCTTAGCCAAGATGAAGAAGGTTCACCTAAAAGTGATTCTGTGAAGAAGAGACTCAAGGagttcaatcaagcattggatgaAATGTATGAGAAGCAATCTAAATGGGTTGTCCCAAGTGAGAAGCTGAGGTTAAAGATGTGCAGGGTGGCTGTCCAGGCTTTTGTGCCTGTTTACAAGAGCTACTTGCAGAATATTAGCCTTTTAGAACAAGAAGGTATGAAATATACAGCACAAGGATTGGAAAGTATGCTTAGCTCTCTGTTTCAGCCAAAGATTAGAATGTATGGCACCAACAAACAAGCCCATTGGATTGATGAAGTGAAAAATATAGAGAAAAATCACTTTCATCACTTGACTCTTATGGCTGTGTAA
- the LOC110664083 gene encoding glutamyl-tRNA reductase-binding protein, chloroplastic: MHLHTQSLTSYFPLSQFTLPKPIAKVQFAPPKQNPFRRFSLKCSLSTVSEPAHLGSSIDKPFPAEVSRTIMELSSVGTLSTLTSESWPLGVGVRFAVDDDGTPVLCLSDRNGQFSVDKRSSLHVQLEQCGMRTPQCTIQGSLQKPEDRKVLKWHQSIWKKRFGEEVDDELMYLIAVERVLQMEDFMEDGVWVSSSDYGKGIPDPLRASAEAIVNEINDKNTEDVYRFCNVYVDLDFQVSEAKMIWVDRLGFDIRLHCPERGVYDVRIPFPREVTDVKGAKSSFNGMSQLAWEVERNYRMPDFKKVKQLKRITYRGL, translated from the exons ATGCATCTCCATACCCAGTCTCTGACCTCATATTTTCCTCTTTCTCAATTCACTCTCCCAAAACCCATTGCCAAAGTCCAATTTGCTCCTCCTAAGCAAAACCCATTTCGCCGATTCTCCTTAAAATGCTCACTTTCCACTGTTTCAGAGCCTGCCCATCTGGGATCCTCCATCGACAAGCCGTTTCCTGCCGAAGTTTCAAGAACCATCATGGAGTTGTCTTCAGTTGGCACTCTCTCTACTTTGACCAGCGAGAGTTGGCCTCTGGGTGTTGGTGTTCGGTTCGCCGTGGACGATGATGGGACGCCGGTTTTGTGTTTGAGTGATCGCAACGGTCAGTTCTCCGTTGACAAGAGGTCTAGCCTTCATGTTCAG TTGGAGCAGTGTGGAATGCGGACTCCACAGTGCACAATTCAAGGCAGCCTACAGAAGCCAGAGGACAGGAAGGTTTTGAAG TGGCATCAATCAATATGGAAAAAGAGATTTGGAGAAGAAGTGGATGATGAGCTAATGTATCTGATTGCTGTGGAGCGGGTACTTCAAATGGAAGACTTCATGGAG GATGGCGTATGGGTCTCTTCATCAGATTATGGCAAGGGAATCCCTGATCCACTCAGAGCGTCTGCAGAAGCAATTGTTAATGAGATAAATGACAAGAACACTGAAGATGTTTACCGCTTTTGCAATGTATACGTTGATTTGGATTTCCAG GTATCAGAAGCAAAGATGATATGGGTTGATAGGCTTGGTTTCGACATTCGTCTCCACTGTCCTGAGAGAGGTGTTTACGATGTTCGAATACCTTTCCCAAGAGAAGTGACGGATGTAAAAGGTGCCAAGTCGTCATTCAACGGCATGTCGCAGCTTGCATGGGAGGTGGAAAGAAATTATCGTATGCCTGATTTTAAGAAGGTGAAGCAATTGAAGCGGATAACATATAGGGGATTGTAA
- the LOC110664085 gene encoding uncharacterized protein LOC110664085, giving the protein MSILWEKSETWRWIVRKTRDSKSFFFTFATVCGVVPGVIGYCVMQLTNSRNPELEARLRQNARPESLMMGKVNQERLAEYLGELQRKQDTNDRYVAALRGETLTRNPYVRIQPIQKQGNTEPDKEQKNERDKK; this is encoded by the exons ATGTCGATTCTGTGGGAGAAGAGCGAAACATGGAGATGGATTGTGAGGAAGACAAGGGACTCTAAGTCTTTCTTTTTCACCTTCGCCACCGTCTGCGGCGTCGTTCCTGGTGTCATCGGCTATTGCGTTATGCAGCTCACAAACTCCCGCAACCCTGAGCTTGAGGCCCGCCTCCGTCAGAACGCCCGCCCTGAATCCCTA ATGATGGGGAAAGTTAATCAAGAGAGACTAGCAGAATACTTGGGGGAGCTGCAGCGAAAGCAGGATACAAATGATCGATATGTTGCTGCTCTGAGAGGGGAGACATTAACCAGGAATCCTTACGTAAGAATTCAACCGATACAAAAGCAGGGCAACACGGAACCTGACAAGGAGCAGAAGAACGAAAGGGACAAAAAGTAG
- the LOC110664084 gene encoding receptor-like protein kinase → MSIVFNHFFLLHCFFLSVSAVSALNSDGSALLSLTTHWTYVPPSIASSWNASHSTPCSWVGIQCDNASHSVVSVQLSGYAISGLLGPEISQLSRLQTLDLSNNSFSGQIPFQLGSSKLLERLDLSYNGFTGEIPDDLKYLQTLRYLNLYSNSLSGEIPQSLFLILSLECVYLNNNSFNGSIPSSVGNLNQVLELWLYGNRLSGTIPESVGDCTKLQGLYLNDNQLVGSLPETLTNLKNLVYLSLSNNSFQGSIPLGFGNCKNLSVIDFSYNEFSGGLPPDLGNSSSLTTLDIVHSNLTGSIPSSFGLLDNLVALDLCENQLSGRIPRELGNCKSLKSLKLYSNQLEGEIPGELGMLTELQDLEFFSNRLSGEIPVSIWRIPSLVHFLVYNNSLSGQLPLEMTELKKLKNISLFDNQFFGIIPQNLGINSSLLQLDFTRNKFTGEIPPNLCFGKQLRVLNMGQNQLQGSIPSDVGSCSTLRRLILSKNNLSGTLPEFAENPSLYHIDISKNGISGSIPPSLGKCTSLNFIDFSMNKFTGFIPPDLGSLVKLELVNLSYNKLEGSLPSQLSNCYKLGKFDAGFNSLNGSIPSSLRNWTSLSTLILTENEFTGGIPAFLSELEKLTEVQIGRNLLGGEIPSSIGSLQDLQYALNLSSNGLTGAIPSGLGNLIKLERLDISNNNLTGTLKVLDKINTFVLVNVSNNLFTGPIPDTMMDLLNSSPSSFLGNPGLCVSCILSNGSTCIRNGNFKPCASQSSKRKGLAELKIAMIVLVLLAGFVLLGLGCMFALHRRHKQDVEIASEGGSALLLSKLMEATENLNDRYIIGRGAHGTVYKASLGEDELFAVKKIAFNHKGGNRSMVREIETIGKIRHRNLIRLEEFWLRKDYGLILYRHMQNGSLHDVLHGTNASTLEWNSRYRIAIGTAHALSYLHFDCDPPVVHRDLKPENILLDSDMEPHISDFGIAKILDQTSDSGQSTLVVGTVGHIAPENAFTTAKRKESDVYSYGVILLELITRKKAVDSSFTEGTDIVGWSRSTWRNTEDISRIADSSLAVEFSDTSIMDQVIDVFLVALRCTEREPSERPTMRDVVKQLLNANVSIKPLHICSGKDIKSCF, encoded by the exons ATGTCTATTGTTTTCAATCATttttttcttctacattgcttctTTCTATCTGTCTCTGCTGTTTCTGCTCTCAACTCCGATGGGTCCGCTCTGTTATCGCTTACCACCCACTGGACTTATGTGCCTCCTTCTATAGCTTCAAGTTGGAACGCTTCTCACTCTACTCCTTGTTCTTGGGTAGGCATACAATGTGACAATGCTTCCCACTCTGTAGTCAGTGTTCAACTCTCTGGTTATGCAATTTCTGGTCTTCTGGGACCAGAAATTTCACAGCTTTCTCGCTTGCAGACCCTGGATTTGAGTAACAACAGTTTCTCTGGTCAGATACCCTTTCAGTTGGGCAGTTCTAAGCTACTTGAGCGCCTGGATTTGTCCTACAATGGCTTTACTGGAGAAATACCTGATGATCTTAAGTACCTGCAAACTTTACGCTACCTGAATTTGTATTCTAACTCCTTGTCTGGTGAGATACCTCAATCTTTGTTTCTAATTTTGAGCTTGGAATGTGTGTATTTGAACAACAACAGTTTCAATGGTTCAATTCCTAGTAGTGTGGGTAACCTGAATCAAGTTTTAGAGCTATGGTTGTATGGTAACAGGTTATCTGGTACCATTCCAGAGTCTGTTGGGGATTGTACTAAATTGCAAGGTCTCTATTTGAATGACAACCAGTTGGTTGGTTCGTTGCCAGAGACTCTCACCAATCTCAAAAACCTTGTGTATTTATCTCTCAGCAATAATAGTTTTCAGGGTAGCATTCCTTTAGGTTTTGGCAATTGCAAGAATTTGAGTGTTATAGATTTTTCATACAATGAATTTAGTGGGGGTCTTCCACCAGATTTGGGAAATTCTAGTAGCTTAACAACCTTAGACATTGTCCATAGCAACTTAACAGGCTCCATCCCCTCTTCGTTTGGCCTACTAGACAATCTTGTTGCTCTTGACCTCTGTGAAAATCAATTGTCTGGGAGAATTCCCCGTGAACTTGGGAATTGTAAGTCCTTGAAAAGCTTAAAGTTATACTCAAACCAGCTTGAGGGAGAGATTCCTGGTGAATTGGGAATGCTGACCGAGTTACAGGACCTTGAATTTTTTAGCAATCGCTTGAGTGGTGAAATTCCAGTTAGTATTTGGAGGATTCCCAGCCTTGTGCACTTCCTTGTGTACAATAACAGTCTATCTGGTCAACTACCCCTTGAGATGACTGAGCTCAAAAAACTAAAGAACATCTCATTGTTTGACAATCAGTTCTTTGGAATCATACCCCAAAATTTGGGAATCAACAGCAGCTTATTGCAGCTGGATTTCACTAGGAATAAGTTCACTGGTGAAATTCCGCCAAATCTTTGCTTCGGAAAGCAATTAAGGGTTCTTAATATGGGTCAAAATCAACTCCAAGGCAGCATTCCTTCTGATGTTGGAAGTTGTTCAACACTTCGGAGATTGATCCTTAGCAAGAATAATCTCTCAGGGACCCTTCCAGAATTTGCGGAAAATCCAAGCCTTTACCACATAGACATCAGTAAAAATGGTATATCAGGTTCAATTCCACCAAGCCTGGGGAAGTGTACTAGTctcaattttattgatttttccatGAACAAGTTTACAGGGTTTATACCCCCAGATCTAGGCAGTCTTGTAAAGCTCGAGCTTGTGAATCTTTCATATAACAAACTGGAAGGTTCTTTGCCATCTCAGCTCTCTAATTGTTACAAATTAGGTAAGTTTGATGCGGGGTTTAATTCTTTGAATGGTTCAATTCCCTCAAGTCTGAGGAATTGGACAAGTTTATCCACCTTGATTTTGACAGAGAATGAGTTTACTGGGGGCATTCCAGCTTTTCTATCAGAACTTGAAAAGCTTACAGAGGTACAAATTGGTAGAAATTTGTTGGGAGGTGAGATTCCTTCATCCATTGGATCGCTGCAGGATCTGCAATATGCCTTGAATCTCAGCAGTAATGGATTGACTGGTGCAATTCCTTCAGGGTTGGGGAATTTGATCAAGCTAGAGCGACTTGATATATCTAACAACAATCTGACAGGAACTTTAAAAGTTCTTGATAAAATCAATACATTTGTCCTGGTAAATGTCTCAAACAATCTCTTCACAGGTCCAATACCAGACACAATGATGGATTTGCTTAACTCATCTCCCTCATCATTCTTGGGCAACCCTGGCCTATGTGTCAGTTGCATTCTATCCAATGGCTCAACATGCATCAGAAATGGAAATTTTAAACCATGTGCAAGTCAATCTAGTAAACGAAAAGGCCTTGCTGAATTGAAAATTGCAATGATAGTCCTTGTTTTGCTGGCTGGTTTTGTTCTTCTTGGACTTGGTTGTATGTTTGCCTTGCATAGAAGACACAAACAGGATGTTGAGATTGCATCTGAAGGGGGGTCAGCTTTACTACTCAGCAAATTGATGGAAGCTACTGAAAATCTAAATGACAGATATATCATTGGGAGGGGAGCTCATGGAACTGTTTACAAAGCTTCATTGGGCGAAGATGAACTTTTTGCTGTAAAGAAAATTGCATTTAATCATAAAGGAGGAAACAGAAGTATGGTTAGAGAAATTGAAACAATTGGGAAAATCAGGCACCGGAATCTGATAAGGTTGGAGGAGTTTTGGTTAAGAAAGGATTATGGTTTAATCCTTTATAGGCACATGCAGAATGGGAGCCTCCACGACGTTTTGCATGGAACAAATGCATCAACTCTCGAGTGGAATTCACGCTACAGGATAGCCATTGGAACTGCTCATGCATTGTCATATCTCCACTTTGATTGTGATCCTCCTGTAGTGCATCGAGACCTGAAGCCAGAAAACATTCTGTTAGACTCTGATATGGAGCCTCATATCTCAGATTTTGGTATAGCCAAGATTCTGGATCAGACTTCTGATTCAGGGCAATCCACCTTAGTTGTGGGTACAGTAGGGCACATTGCACCag AAAATGCATTTACAACAGCAAAGAGGAAGGAATCCGATGTTTACAGTTATGGAGTTATTTTGCTCGAACTAATAACCAGAAAGAAGGCAGTTGATTCGTCATTCACAGAGGGAACAGATATTGTGGGTTGGAGTAGGTCTACATGGAGAAACACAGAAGATATTAGCAGGATTGCTGATTCAAGCCTTGCAGTGGAATTCTCTGATACCAGTATCATGGACCAAGTTATTGATGTGTTTCTGGTGGCCTTGAGATGTACCGAAAGGGAGCCAAGCGAAAGACCGACAATGAGAGATGTCGTCAAGCAATTATTAAACGCAAATGTCTCCATCAAACCATTGCACATTTGCTCTGGTAAGGACATTAAGAGTTGCTTTTGA